A section of the Pseudomonas fluorescens genome encodes:
- a CDS encoding ABC transporter permease — MNWAVIIKWLPRLAQGATLTLELVAIAVIAGLLLAIPLGIARSSRRWYVRTLPYCYIFFFRGTPLLVQLFLVYYGLAQFDAVRESALWPYLRDPFWCATVTMTLHTAAYIAEILRGAIQAIPPGEIEAARALGMSKPKTLFYIILPRAARIGLPAYSNEVILMLKASALASTVTLLELTGMARTIIARTYLPVEIFFAAGMFYLLMAYVLVRGFKLLERWLRVDACQGR; from the coding sequence CTGAACTGGGCCGTGATCATCAAGTGGCTGCCAAGACTGGCCCAGGGCGCGACCCTGACCCTGGAACTGGTGGCCATCGCCGTGATCGCCGGCCTACTGCTGGCAATCCCCCTGGGCATCGCCCGTTCCTCACGCCGCTGGTACGTGCGCACCCTGCCCTACTGCTACATTTTCTTCTTCCGTGGCACACCACTGCTGGTGCAGCTGTTTTTGGTCTACTACGGCCTGGCGCAGTTCGACGCCGTGCGTGAAAGCGCCCTGTGGCCCTATCTGCGGGACCCGTTCTGGTGCGCGACTGTCACCATGACCCTGCACACCGCCGCCTACATCGCCGAGATCCTGCGCGGCGCGATCCAGGCCATCCCGCCCGGTGAAATCGAAGCGGCGCGGGCGCTGGGCATGTCCAAGCCCAAGACGCTGTTCTACATCATCCTGCCGCGTGCCGCGCGCATCGGCCTACCGGCCTACAGCAACGAAGTGATCCTGATGCTCAAGGCCAGTGCCCTGGCCAGCACCGTGACCTTGCTGGAGCTGACCGGCATGGCTCGCACCATCATTGCCCGTACCTACCTGCCGGTGGAGATCTTCTTTGCCGCCGGGATGTTCTACCTGCTGATGGCCTATGTGCTGGTACGCGGCTTCAAGCTGCTGGAACGCTGGTTGCGGGTCGATGCCTGCCAGGGGCGCTGA
- a CDS encoding ABC transporter permease, which translates to MNFDLYGFGPALAAGALMTVKLALTALCLGLVLGLAGALAKTSPYKSLQWLGGAYSTIVRGIPELLWVLLIYFGTVNMMRALGEFFGNPDLSLSAFAAGVIALGLCFGAYATEVFRGAILAIPKGHREAGVALGLSKLRIFTRLIMPQMWRIALPGLGNLFMILMKDTALVSVIGLEEIMRHAQIGVTVTKQPFTFFMVAAFMYLGLTALAMAGMYFLEKRAARGFARSTQ; encoded by the coding sequence ATGAATTTCGATCTCTACGGATTCGGCCCCGCACTCGCTGCCGGCGCGCTGATGACCGTCAAACTGGCACTCACGGCGTTATGCCTGGGGCTGGTGCTCGGCCTGGCCGGCGCCCTGGCCAAGACCTCCCCGTACAAGTCGCTGCAATGGCTTGGCGGCGCTTACTCGACCATTGTTCGTGGCATTCCCGAACTGCTGTGGGTGCTGCTGATCTATTTCGGCACGGTCAATATGATGCGGGCCCTCGGGGAGTTCTTCGGTAACCCCGACCTCTCACTCAGTGCCTTCGCCGCCGGTGTGATCGCCCTGGGCCTGTGCTTTGGCGCCTACGCCACCGAGGTATTCCGTGGCGCGATCCTGGCGATCCCCAAGGGCCACCGTGAAGCGGGCGTTGCCCTGGGCCTGTCGAAGCTGCGCATCTTCACCCGGTTGATCATGCCGCAGATGTGGCGCATCGCCCTGCCGGGCCTGGGCAACCTGTTCATGATCTTGATGAAGGACACCGCGCTGGTCTCGGTGATCGGCCTGGAAGAAATCATGCGCCACGCGCAAATCGGCGTGACCGTCACCAAGCAGCCTTTCACCTTCTTCATGGTGGCGGCCTTCATGTACCTGGGCCTCACCGCCCTGGCCATGGCCGGCATGTACTTCCTGGAAAAACGTGCCGCTCGCGGCTTTGCGAGGAGCACGCAATGA
- a CDS encoding ABC transporter substrate-binding protein, translating into MQNYKKFLLAAAVSMAFSATAMAETLKMGIEAAYPPFNNKDASGNVVGFDKDIGDALCAKMKVECSVVTSDWDGIIPALNAKKFDFLVSSLSITDERKQAVDFTDPYYSNKLQFIAAKAIKDFKTDAAYLKGKTIGAQRATLAGTYLEDKLPDTTAKLYDTQENAYLDLTSGRLDGMLADKYVQYEWLKSKDGSAYEFKGEPVVDSDKIGIAVRKGDPLRERLNKALAEIKADGTYKKINDKYFPFSIE; encoded by the coding sequence ATGCAGAACTATAAAAAATTCCTCCTGGCCGCCGCCGTTTCCATGGCATTCAGCGCCACGGCCATGGCCGAGACTTTGAAAATGGGGATCGAGGCGGCCTACCCGCCCTTCAACAATAAAGACGCCAGCGGCAACGTTGTAGGCTTTGACAAAGACATCGGCGACGCCCTGTGCGCCAAGATGAAAGTCGAATGCAGCGTGGTCACGTCTGACTGGGACGGCATCATCCCGGCCCTGAACGCCAAGAAGTTCGACTTCCTGGTGTCGTCGCTGTCGATCACCGACGAGCGCAAGCAGGCCGTTGACTTCACCGACCCGTACTACTCCAACAAGCTGCAATTCATCGCAGCCAAAGCCATCAAGGACTTCAAGACCGACGCGGCCTACCTCAAAGGCAAGACTATCGGCGCACAGCGCGCGACATTGGCCGGTACCTACCTGGAAGACAAACTGCCAGACACCACCGCCAAGCTCTACGACACCCAGGAAAACGCCTACCTCGACCTGACTTCCGGCCGTTTGGACGGGATGCTCGCCGACAAGTACGTGCAGTACGAGTGGCTCAAGAGCAAAGACGGTTCGGCCTATGAGTTCAAAGGCGAGCCGGTTGTAGACAGCGACAAGATCGGCATCGCCGTGCGCAAAGGCGACCCACTGCGCGAGCGCTTGAACAAGGCCCTGGCGGAAATCAAGGCCGACGGCACCTACAAGAAGATCAACGACAAGTACTTCCCTTTCAGCATCGAATGA
- a CDS encoding ABC transporter ATP-binding protein, translating into MALAAPALEIRNLHKRYGELEVLKGISLTARDGDVISILGSSGSGKSTFLRCINLLENPHQGQILVAGEELKLKAAKNGELMAADGKQINRLRSEIGFVFQNFNLWPHMSILDNIIEAPRRVLGQSKAEAIEVAEALLAKVGIGDKRHAYPAQLSGGQQQRAAIARTLAMQPKVILFDEPTSALDPEMVQEVLNVIRALAEEGRTMLLVTHEMGFARQVSSEVVFLHQGLVEEQGSPQQVFENPLSARCKQFMSSNR; encoded by the coding sequence ATGGCTTTGGCCGCGCCCGCGCTTGAAATCCGCAACTTGCATAAACGCTATGGTGAGCTGGAGGTGCTTAAAGGCATCTCGCTGACCGCTCGCGACGGCGATGTGATCTCGATCCTGGGCTCATCCGGTTCCGGCAAGTCCACGTTCCTGCGCTGCATCAACCTCCTGGAAAACCCACACCAGGGGCAGATCCTGGTGGCCGGCGAAGAGCTCAAGCTCAAGGCTGCCAAAAACGGCGAGTTGATGGCCGCCGACGGCAAGCAGATCAATCGCCTGCGCAGCGAAATCGGTTTTGTCTTCCAGAACTTCAACCTCTGGCCACATATGAGCATCCTCGACAACATCATCGAGGCCCCGCGCCGCGTGCTTGGCCAGAGCAAGGCCGAAGCCATCGAAGTGGCCGAGGCGCTGCTGGCCAAGGTCGGCATTGGCGACAAACGCCACGCCTACCCGGCGCAATTGTCGGGTGGCCAGCAACAACGCGCCGCCATCGCCCGCACCCTGGCGATGCAACCCAAGGTCATTCTGTTCGATGAACCCACTTCGGCACTTGACCCGGAAATGGTTCAGGAAGTACTTAATGTGATCCGCGCGCTGGCCGAAGAAGGTCGCACCATGCTGCTGGTCACCCACGAAATGGGCTTTGCCCGCCAAGTGTCCAGCGAAGTGGTGTTCCTCCACCAGGGGCTGGTCGAAGAGCAAGGATCGCCACAGCAGGTGTTCGAAAACCCGCTTTCGGCGCGCTGCAAACAATTCATGTCCAGCAACCGCTAA
- the gabP gene encoding GABA permease: MSRTQSSNDLEQGLKPRHVTMLSIAGVIGAGLFVGSGHAIAAAGPAVLLAYAAAGTLVVLVMRMLAEMAVASPDTGSFSTYADRAIGHWAGFTIGWLYWWFWVLVIPLEANAAATILHAWFPDVAIWAFTLVITLLLTATNLFSVKNYGEFEFWFALIKVVAIVGFVILGVLAIFGLLPGSQVSGVSHLFDTQGFLPNGMGAVLAAILTTMFSFMGTEIVTIAAAESKNPGQQITKATNSVIWRIGLFYLVSIFIVVALVPWNDPTLAAVGSYQTVLERMGIPNAKLIVDLVVLVAVTSCLNSALYTASRMLFSLGRRGDAPAVAKRTNQSGTPYWAVMLSTGAAFLAVFANYVAPAAVFEFLLASSGAIALLVYLVIAVSQLRMRQKRTAAGEEIAFKMWLFPGLTYAVIVFIVGALTIMLFQEAHRVEIIATGVLSVLVVVAGLLVASRRKARNLGAAVLN; encoded by the coding sequence ATGAGTCGTACGCAAAGCTCCAATGACCTCGAACAGGGACTCAAACCGCGTCATGTCACCATGTTGTCGATTGCCGGTGTGATCGGCGCCGGGTTGTTTGTCGGTTCCGGCCACGCGATTGCAGCAGCCGGGCCCGCCGTGCTGCTGGCCTACGCCGCCGCCGGTACGCTGGTGGTGCTGGTGATGCGCATGCTGGCCGAGATGGCCGTGGCGTCTCCCGACACCGGTTCATTTTCCACCTACGCCGACCGCGCCATCGGCCATTGGGCCGGCTTTACCATCGGCTGGCTTTACTGGTGGTTCTGGGTGCTGGTCATTCCCCTGGAGGCCAACGCTGCCGCGACCATCCTGCATGCCTGGTTCCCCGACGTGGCGATCTGGGCCTTCACTTTGGTCATAACCTTGCTGCTGACCGCTACCAACCTGTTCAGTGTGAAGAACTACGGCGAGTTCGAGTTCTGGTTTGCCCTGATCAAGGTGGTGGCAATCGTCGGCTTTGTGATCCTTGGTGTGCTGGCGATCTTCGGTTTGCTGCCGGGCAGCCAGGTCAGCGGCGTCTCACACCTGTTTGATACCCAGGGCTTCTTGCCCAACGGCATGGGCGCCGTGCTGGCGGCGATCCTGACCACCATGTTTTCGTTCATGGGCACCGAAATCGTGACCATTGCGGCCGCAGAGTCGAAGAACCCTGGCCAGCAGATCACCAAGGCCACCAATTCGGTGATCTGGCGGATCGGCTTGTTCTACCTGGTGTCGATCTTCATCGTTGTCGCCTTGGTGCCATGGAACGATCCGACCCTGGCGGCCGTTGGGTCCTACCAGACCGTGCTGGAACGCATGGGCATCCCGAATGCCAAGCTGATCGTCGACCTGGTGGTATTGGTCGCCGTGACCAGTTGCCTGAACTCGGCGCTGTACACCGCGTCGCGCATGCTGTTTTCCCTGGGACGTCGTGGTGATGCACCGGCGGTGGCCAAGCGCACCAACCAGAGCGGCACGCCTTACTGGGCGGTGATGCTGTCCACCGGCGCGGCTTTCCTTGCGGTATTCGCCAACTACGTGGCGCCGGCGGCGGTGTTTGAGTTCCTGCTGGCCAGCTCCGGCGCGATTGCGCTGCTGGTGTACCTGGTGATTGCCGTGTCGCAACTGCGCATGCGTCAGAAGCGCACGGCGGCGGGCGAGGAGATTGCCTTCAAGATGTGGCTGTTCCCGGGCCTGACCTATGCGGTGATCGTGTTTATCGTGGGGGCGTTGACCATCATGTTGTTCCAGGAAGCGCACCGGGTGGAAATTATTGCGACCGGTGTCTTGAGTGTACTGGTGGTGGTAGCGGGGTTGCTGGTGGCGAGCCGGCGCAAGGCCCGCAATCTTGGGGCAGCGGTGCTGAATTGA
- a CDS encoding alpha/beta fold hydrolase, whose translation MNLPSRLHPEPFCEPAADRYPIGGFTWRHIRSDIERPVVIINAATSVRCRHYSRFADYLFANGLDVITYDYRGIGESRSGSLRGFKASWSDWGQLDFEAIMQRAQREFAGQPIDVVGHSFGGCAAGLGASGAAIRRLVTVGAQFAYWRDYQAKGRWQMLAKWHLVMPLVTALCGYFPGKRLGWLEDTPAGVVRDWSTPTPTYETRPSGRTLGELPFARVKAQILAVSISDDPFGTVPAIERLLNYFQASERTHLRIAPVDIGEVAVGHFAFFRSEYQDRLWPIALAWLQHGQLAADAPGVQL comes from the coding sequence ATGAACCTGCCCAGCCGCCTTCACCCCGAACCATTTTGCGAACCCGCTGCCGATCGTTATCCCATAGGCGGCTTTACCTGGCGGCATATCCGCAGTGATATCGAACGCCCGGTGGTGATCATCAACGCCGCCACGTCCGTGCGCTGCCGCCACTATTCACGTTTTGCCGACTACCTGTTCGCCAACGGCTTAGACGTCATTACCTACGACTATCGCGGCATCGGTGAGTCGCGCAGTGGCTCATTGCGCGGGTTCAAGGCCTCCTGGTCGGACTGGGGCCAGCTGGATTTCGAGGCGATCATGCAGCGCGCGCAGCGCGAGTTCGCCGGGCAACCCATTGACGTGGTCGGCCACAGCTTTGGCGGCTGTGCGGCCGGGCTTGGGGCGTCGGGGGCAGCGATCAGGCGATTGGTCACCGTGGGGGCGCAGTTCGCCTACTGGCGTGACTATCAAGCGAAGGGCCGCTGGCAGATGCTAGCCAAGTGGCACCTGGTCATGCCCCTGGTGACCGCCCTCTGCGGATATTTCCCGGGCAAACGCCTGGGCTGGCTGGAAGACACGCCAGCCGGAGTGGTGCGCGACTGGAGCACACCCACGCCCACCTACGAGACACGGCCCAGCGGACGCACTTTGGGCGAGTTGCCCTTTGCCCGGGTAAAGGCGCAGATCCTGGCGGTCAGCATCAGCGACGACCCCTTTGGCACGGTGCCCGCCATTGAGCGCCTGCTGAACTACTTCCAGGCCAGCGAACGGACACACTTGCGCATCGCGCCGGTGGATATTGGCGAAGTGGCTGTCGGGCATTTCGCGTTCTTCCGCAGTGAATATCAGGATCGCTTATGGCCGATTGCACTGGCGTGGCTGCAACACGGGCAGTTGGCGGCCGACGCACCGGGTGTGCAGCTATAG
- a CDS encoding ArnT family glycosyltransferase, with translation MEHRNRFRLEALGIFLVALLLFTLGIWDQQPQGFDGRWAVFMQEMFRHGASLFPTTYGEPYPDYPGTATYFSLLFARLFGAPNDLANVMPTALASAGVMALVYRLLVPSGRAWALLTVLLTALTAQLLEKSRSVCLDQMVSLLCLGCFYLLHTGERLGSRLRQYAIFPLFVAAFAIRGPLGLIEVCGVACVYWALGPARSREEKIRLLKKAIAHGVIGLVLLLACWWVLLKLARISGGDGFADEVMKMQVAGRLDESGEPFYFYFKLSLYRYFPVIPLALATLIALRHTWSARHEDADVQLMLRLGGCGLMILLGLSVPNFKRAYYIVPMVPMFAAVAAYGLLQARGWLLGVRRGYEWLVASLPVLGVVVVLVCRQLWSKHGYWPDVSVPGLVALLIVLQLAAVVAWRRLRGQVGRRLVVLSLIALATQWLVLVRVVEPAKDLQFDTKNFVGAVETLRAENPGPLVFLNLGKDTWAIRYIMNLDHDEQPLFVGRDDLAQLSALPRSSWVIVARKETELLQGTPLEHLVPAFNGRLNDNPLLVFRVP, from the coding sequence ATGGAACACCGCAACCGTTTTCGTCTGGAGGCCCTGGGTATTTTCCTGGTGGCCTTGTTGCTGTTTACGCTGGGCATCTGGGATCAACAGCCCCAAGGGTTTGACGGGCGTTGGGCGGTGTTTATGCAGGAGATGTTTCGCCACGGTGCGAGCCTCTTCCCCACCACTTACGGTGAGCCTTACCCGGATTATCCAGGCACGGCGACTTATTTCAGCTTGCTCTTTGCCCGGTTGTTCGGTGCGCCTAACGACCTGGCTAACGTCATGCCCACCGCCCTGGCCTCGGCCGGGGTCATGGCCCTGGTCTACCGTTTGCTGGTGCCCTCCGGGCGCGCCTGGGCGTTGCTGACGGTATTGCTTACGGCATTGACTGCGCAATTGCTGGAGAAGTCGCGTTCGGTCTGTCTGGACCAGATGGTCTCCCTGCTGTGCCTGGGCTGTTTCTACTTGCTGCACACGGGTGAGCGCCTGGGCTCACGGTTGCGCCAATACGCAATCTTTCCCTTGTTTGTGGCGGCGTTTGCCATTCGTGGCCCTTTGGGGTTGATCGAGGTCTGTGGTGTGGCCTGTGTGTACTGGGCGCTGGGGCCAGCCCGTTCGCGGGAAGAGAAGATTCGCTTGCTGAAAAAGGCGATCGCCCATGGCGTGATCGGCCTGGTCCTGCTCCTGGCCTGTTGGTGGGTGCTATTGAAGCTGGCGCGGATCAGCGGTGGTGATGGGTTTGCCGATGAGGTGATGAAGATGCAGGTGGCCGGTCGCCTGGATGAAAGTGGCGAACCGTTCTACTTCTACTTCAAGCTGAGCCTGTATCGCTATTTCCCGGTGATACCGCTGGCGCTGGCGACGTTGATTGCCCTGCGCCACACCTGGTCGGCGCGTCATGAGGATGCCGATGTGCAGTTGATGCTGCGCCTGGGCGGTTGTGGCTTGATGATCCTGCTGGGGTTGTCGGTGCCAAACTTCAAGCGTGCTTATTACATCGTGCCCATGGTCCCGATGTTTGCCGCTGTGGCGGCCTATGGGCTGCTGCAGGCCCGGGGGTGGTTACTTGGCGTGCGTCGGGGTTATGAGTGGCTGGTGGCGAGCCTGCCGGTGCTGGGGGTTGTCGTGGTGCTGGTCTGCCGGCAACTGTGGAGCAAACACGGTTACTGGCCCGATGTCTCGGTACCGGGGTTGGTTGCGCTGCTGATCGTCCTGCAACTGGCGGCGGTCGTTGCCTGGCGTCGTTTGCGCGGCCAAGTGGGGCGGCGACTGGTGGTACTTAGCCTGATCGCGCTGGCCACCCAGTGGCTGGTGCTGGTGAGGGTCGTGGAGCCGGCCAAGGATCTGCAATTTGACACCAAAAATTTTGTTGGCGCGGTGGAAACCCTGCGGGCCGAGAACCCTGGACCGCTGGTGTTTCTCAATCTTGGCAAGGACACCTGGGCCATTCGCTACATCATGAACCTGGATCATGACGAGCAGCCGCTGTTTGTCGGGCGTGACGACCTTGCGCAACTGAGCGCGCTGCCGCGCTCGTCCTGGGTCATCGTGGCGCGCAAGGAAACCGAGCTATTGCAAGGGACGCCGCTGGAGCACTTGGTGCCGGCGTTCAATGGGCGACTCAATGACAACCCGTTGCTGGTGTTCCGGGTGCCGTGA
- a CDS encoding oxidative damage protection protein gives MTRTIICRKYHEELPALERAPFPGAKGQDIFDHVSAKAWADWQKHQTLLINEKRLNMMNAEDRKYLQGEMDKYFSGEDYAKADGYVPPAQ, from the coding sequence ATGACCCGCACCATCATCTGCCGCAAGTACCACGAAGAACTGCCCGCCCTGGAGCGCGCGCCATTCCCGGGCGCCAAGGGCCAGGACATTTTCGACCACGTCTCAGCCAAGGCCTGGGCCGACTGGCAGAAGCACCAGACCCTGCTGATCAACGAAAAACGCCTGAACATGATGAACGCCGAAGACCGCAAATATCTTCAGGGCGAGATGGACAAGTACTTTTCCGGCGAGGATTACGCCAAGGCCGACGGCTACGTGCCGCCTGCTCAATAA
- the mutY gene encoding A/G-specific adenine glycosylase has translation MRNEQFSAAVLDWYDRHGRHDLPWQQGITPYRVWVSEIMLQQTQVSTVLNYFDRFMASLPTVEALAAAPEDEVLHLWTGLGYYTRARNLQKTAKIVVAEYGGEFPRDVEKLTELPGIGLSTAGAIASLSMGLRAPILDGNVKRVLARFTAQEGYPGEPKVAKQLWATAERFTPQSRVNAYTQAMMDMGATLCTRSKPSCLLCPLEKGCEAHMLGLETRYPIPKPRKTIPQKRTLMPMLANPEGAILLYRRPSTGLWGGLWSLPELDDLNDLEHLANQHSLALGKQQELPGLVHTFSHFQLAIEPWLVQVEESAHHVAEADWLWYNLATPPRLGLAAPVKKLLKRAADVLNAGVSS, from the coding sequence ATGAGAAACGAGCAATTTTCAGCGGCCGTGCTTGATTGGTACGACCGTCACGGCCGCCATGACCTGCCCTGGCAACAAGGCATCACCCCGTATCGGGTGTGGGTCTCGGAAATCATGCTGCAACAGACCCAGGTCAGCACCGTGCTCAACTACTTCGACCGCTTCATGGCCTCGCTGCCAACGGTCGAAGCCCTGGCGGCCGCGCCGGAAGATGAAGTGCTGCACCTGTGGACCGGGCTGGGCTACTACACCCGGGCGCGCAACCTGCAGAAGACCGCGAAGATCGTGGTTGCCGAATACGGCGGCGAGTTTCCCCGCGATGTCGAGAAACTGACCGAACTGCCGGGGATCGGCCTGTCCACCGCCGGCGCCATCGCCAGCCTGAGCATGGGCCTGCGCGCACCGATCCTCGACGGCAACGTCAAGCGCGTGCTGGCGCGCTTTACCGCCCAGGAAGGCTATCCGGGCGAGCCCAAGGTGGCCAAGCAGCTGTGGGCCACTGCCGAGCGCTTTACGCCCCAGTCCCGCGTCAATGCCTACACCCAGGCGATGATGGACATGGGCGCCACCCTGTGCACCCGCAGCAAGCCCAGTTGCCTGCTGTGCCCCCTGGAAAAGGGCTGCGAGGCACACATGCTGGGCCTGGAAACCCGTTACCCGATCCCCAAGCCACGCAAGACCATCCCGCAAAAGCGTACGCTGATGCCGATGCTGGCCAACCCTGAGGGCGCGATCCTGCTTTACCGTCGCCCCTCCACCGGCCTGTGGGGCGGGCTGTGGAGCCTGCCCGAACTGGACGACCTGAACGACCTGGAACACCTGGCCAACCAACACTCACTGGCGCTGGGCAAACAGCAGGAACTGCCCGGGCTGGTGCACACCTTCAGCCACTTCCAACTGGCCATCGAACCCTGGCTGGTGCAGGTCGAGGAATCGGCCCATCACGTGGCCGAGGCCGACTGGCTCTGGTATAACCTCGCCACCCCGCCGCGCCTGGGCCTTGCCGCCCCGGTGAAAAAACTGCTGAAGCGCGCGGCCGACGTATTGAACGCAGGAGTTTCGTCATGA
- a CDS encoding AsmA family protein: protein MKAFGKILGLVLLGLLLIIVALGFALTHLFDPNDYKEEIRQIARDKAHIELTLNGDIGWSLFPWLGLELHEASVATLNNPAQPFADLQMLGLSVRVLPLLRREVQMSDVRVEGLNLRLTRDKQGHGNWEDIGKAPPVAATGTAETPATTAPTTAPAPEKPAQPIRLDIDSLTVNNARIEYNDEQTGQQFSAESIQLSTGAVHEGASIPVKLTAFFGSNQPVMRVKSELNGELRFDRALKRYQFEDMKVAGEATGEPLQGKTVTFATQGQLLVDLSANVAEWTSLKLSLNQLRALGELKVNDLDKTPQISGALSIAQFDLAKFLDSVGQPLPAMAPESLSKVELVSRLQGTPSSMALEDLNLKVDGSTFTGRLAVEDFAKQSLRVQLKADTFNADHYLPAKSEAANSAAVARQAQVQSSEAGAMAAGGTTPLPEAPTKGAWSTEKLLPLTRLRSLDVIADLSFGQLTLSQLPIENAALKASGQGGQLKLDTLSGGLFNGTFQANGSLDAREDVPVLALQTKIKQVPVERILQAQGQTPPVKGQVTLDSNLTGRGNSQKALIDSLNGSASFVINNGVLLNANLEQQLCTGIALLNRKTLASAPHSKDTPFQELKGNLAFRNGVASNPDLKVRIPGLTVNGNGDVDLRVLGMDYRVGIIVEGDKRDMPDPACQVGSNFQGIEVPLRCRGPLELGAKACRLDKDGLGQVAAKMAGNKLSEKLEEKLDKVNPKLKDALKGLFNR from the coding sequence ATGAAAGCGTTCGGCAAAATCCTGGGTCTGGTACTTCTCGGGCTGTTGCTGATCATTGTGGCTCTGGGCTTTGCCCTGACCCACCTCTTCGATCCCAACGACTACAAAGAAGAGATTCGCCAGATTGCCCGCGACAAGGCCCACATCGAGCTGACGCTCAATGGCGATATCGGCTGGAGCCTGTTCCCCTGGCTGGGCCTGGAGCTGCATGAAGCCAGCGTGGCTACCCTGAACAACCCTGCCCAACCGTTCGCCGACCTGCAGATGCTCGGTCTGTCGGTGCGCGTGCTACCGCTGCTGCGCCGCGAAGTGCAGATGAGCGATGTGCGCGTCGAGGGCCTGAACCTGCGCCTGACCCGCGACAAGCAAGGCCATGGCAACTGGGAAGACATCGGCAAGGCGCCGCCCGTTGCGGCCACCGGCACTGCCGAAACTCCCGCGACGACTGCACCAACCACCGCGCCGGCACCGGAGAAACCGGCCCAACCGATCCGCCTGGACATCGACAGCCTGACGGTCAACAACGCCCGTATCGAGTACAACGACGAGCAGACCGGCCAGCAGTTCAGCGCTGAAAGCATCCAGTTGAGCACCGGCGCCGTGCACGAAGGCGCGAGTATTCCGGTCAAGCTCACTGCATTCTTTGGCAGCAACCAGCCGGTGATGCGGGTCAAGAGCGAGCTCAACGGCGAGCTGCGTTTTGATCGCGCCCTCAAGCGCTATCAGTTCGAGGACATGAAAGTCGCCGGCGAAGCCACTGGCGAGCCGCTGCAAGGCAAGACCGTGACCTTTGCCACCCAGGGCCAGTTGTTGGTGGACCTGTCGGCAAACGTTGCCGAGTGGACCAGCCTCAAACTCTCGCTCAATCAACTGCGGGCACTGGGCGAACTGAAGGTCAACGACCTGGATAAAACCCCGCAGATCAGTGGCGCCCTGTCGATTGCCCAGTTTGACCTGGCCAAGTTCCTCGACAGCGTCGGCCAGCCGCTGCCAGCCATGGCCCCGGAGAGCCTGAGCAAGGTCGAACTGGTCAGCCGCCTGCAAGGCACGCCGTCGAGCATGGCCCTGGAAGACCTCAACTTGAAAGTCGATGGCAGCACCTTCACCGGGCGCCTGGCGGTGGAAGACTTTGCCAAGCAATCCCTGCGCGTGCAGTTGAAGGCCGACACCTTCAACGCCGACCACTACCTGCCCGCCAAGTCCGAAGCCGCCAACAGCGCCGCCGTCGCGCGCCAGGCGCAAGTGCAGAGCAGTGAAGCCGGGGCCATGGCCGCCGGTGGCACCACACCGTTGCCGGAGGCACCGACCAAAGGCGCCTGGAGCACCGAAAAACTGTTGCCCCTGACACGCCTGCGCAGCCTGGACGTGATTGCCGACCTGTCCTTCGGCCAACTGACCCTCAGCCAGTTGCCCATCGAAAATGCGGCCCTCAAGGCCTCCGGCCAGGGTGGCCAGCTCAAGCTCGACACCTTGAGCGGCGGTCTCTTCAACGGCACGTTCCAGGCCAATGGCAGCCTCGATGCACGTGAAGATGTGCCGGTGCTGGCGCTGCAGACCAAAATCAAGCAAGTACCGGTCGAGCGCATCCTGCAGGCCCAGGGGCAAACTCCTCCAGTCAAGGGCCAGGTCACCCTCGACAGCAACCTGACCGGGCGCGGCAACAGCCAGAAAGCACTGATCGACAGCCTCAACGGCAGCGCCAGTTTCGTCATCAATAACGGCGTGCTGCTCAACGCCAACCTTGAGCAACAGCTATGCACCGGCATTGCCCTGCTTAATCGTAAGACCCTGGCGAGCGCCCCCCACAGCAAGGACACGCCATTCCAGGAACTCAAGGGCAACCTGGCCTTTCGCAATGGCGTGGCGAGCAACCCGGACCTGAAAGTGCGCATCCCCGGCCTGACCGTCAACGGCAATGGTGACGTGGACCTGCGCGTACTGGGTATGGATTACCGCGTGGGTATCATCGTCGAGGGCGACAAGCGCGACATGCCGGACCCGGCCTGCCAGGTCGGCTCGAACTTCCAGGGTATCGAAGTGCCGCTGCGCTGCCGCGGCCCGCTGGAACTGGGCGCCAAGGCCTGTCGCCTGGACAAGGACGGCCTGGGCCAGGTTGCCGCCAAAATGGCGGGCAACAAGCTCAGCGAGAAGCTTGAAGAAAAGCTCGACAAGGTCAATCCCAAGCTCAAAGACGCCCTCAAAGGTTTGTTCAACCGATGA